A stretch of Anaeromyxobacter dehalogenans 2CP-1 DNA encodes these proteins:
- the istA gene encoding IS21 family transposase, translated as MGSEMGFVAPPTTEVPMVEAEAVRQMRDLAGKGWGAKRIARELGVARNTVRRYLRGAVADLQRHPSQQRLDDVRRAEAVALFEGEAEGNAVVVAQMLGERGVEASVRTVQRAVADRRREQRAADVATVRFETAPGRQMQIDFGERQVWIADERVTVHFLAAVLSYSRRIFVKAFLHERQGEWLDGIASAFRHFGGVPLEVLGDNTRCLVAGRNREAQTVIFHPAYVAFCRDWDVQPRACQPYRARTKGKTESGVKYVKRNAIAGRRFNSFAHLQDHLSAWQLLVDGRVHGTTHEAPAKRFERDEREALRSLPARPLPTHGRRLQRRVANDSLIDIDTVRYSVPHRLVRDRVEALVTADEVRIFHGRDVVAVHARSFEPHARVIDPAHLDGLWRRPAAENLVPIAQPLAALGRTLDDYAAVIGGAA; from the coding sequence ATGGGCAGCGAGATGGGATTCGTGGCACCCCCGACGACGGAGGTGCCGATGGTCGAGGCGGAGGCGGTCAGGCAGATGCGTGACCTCGCGGGTAAGGGCTGGGGCGCGAAGCGGATCGCGCGCGAACTCGGCGTGGCTCGCAACACGGTGCGTCGGTACCTGCGCGGCGCGGTGGCCGATCTCCAACGGCACCCTTCACAGCAGCGGCTCGACGACGTCCGGCGAGCTGAAGCGGTCGCGCTATTCGAGGGCGAGGCCGAGGGCAACGCCGTGGTCGTCGCGCAGATGCTCGGTGAGCGCGGCGTTGAGGCGAGCGTGAGGACCGTGCAGCGTGCCGTGGCGGACCGCCGGCGCGAGCAGCGCGCCGCCGACGTTGCGACGGTCCGGTTCGAGACCGCGCCGGGCCGGCAGATGCAGATCGACTTCGGCGAGCGCCAGGTCTGGATCGCCGACGAGCGCGTGACGGTGCACTTCCTGGCCGCGGTGTTGAGCTACTCGCGGCGGATCTTCGTGAAGGCGTTCCTGCACGAGCGTCAGGGCGAGTGGCTCGACGGGATCGCGTCGGCGTTCCGCCACTTCGGCGGCGTGCCGCTCGAGGTTCTCGGCGACAACACGCGCTGCCTCGTCGCCGGCCGCAACCGAGAGGCGCAGACCGTGATCTTCCACCCGGCGTATGTCGCGTTCTGCCGCGATTGGGATGTTCAGCCGCGCGCCTGCCAGCCATACCGCGCCAGGACCAAGGGTAAGACCGAGTCCGGCGTGAAGTACGTGAAGCGAAACGCGATCGCCGGTCGGCGGTTTAACTCGTTCGCGCACCTGCAGGACCACCTATCCGCGTGGCAGCTCCTCGTGGACGGCCGCGTGCACGGGACGACGCACGAGGCACCTGCGAAACGCTTCGAGCGCGACGAGCGCGAGGCACTGAGGTCGCTGCCCGCGCGGCCGCTCCCGACGCACGGCCGTCGCCTGCAGCGGCGCGTCGCGAACGACTCGCTCATCGACATCGACACGGTCCGCTACAGCGTTCCGCACCGCCTCGTGCGCGACCGCGTCGAGGCGCTCGTCACCGCCGACGAGGTTCGCATCTTCCACGGCCGCGACGTCGTAGCGGTTCACGCGCGCTCGTTCGAGCCGCACGCGCGGGTGATCGACCCGGCCCACCTCGACGGCCTCTGGCGCCGGCCTGCGGCTGAGAACCTCGTTCCCATCGCGCAGCCGCTCGCCGCGCTCGGACGGACGCTCGACGACTACGCGGCCGTGATCGGCGGTGCCGCGTGA
- the istB gene encoding IS21-like element ISAnsp5 family helper ATPase IstB has translation MSTEITRARVLESLGRLRLGRIGEQLDALLSTAARGEPTYLDFLDTILREEVGAKQRKRVAMGIQIAHFPAVKTLDDFDFKFQPSVDQKLVRELAVSRYVANAENVLVFGPPGVGKTHLAIGLGRAAVEAGYTVLFTSATALLGALSKAETEGQLAERLAFYAKPKLLVVDELGYLPFEKRSAHLFFQLIARRYEKGAMIITTNQVVTQWGTVFGDEILAAAILDRLLHHSFTLMIQGESYRLKQKRKAGLLGRAEKAN, from the coding sequence GTGAGCACCGAGATCACGCGGGCTCGCGTCCTCGAGAGCCTCGGCCGGCTCCGCCTCGGGCGCATCGGCGAGCAGCTCGACGCGTTGCTTTCGACCGCGGCACGGGGCGAGCCGACGTACCTCGACTTCCTCGACACGATCCTGCGCGAGGAGGTCGGGGCGAAGCAGCGGAAGCGCGTCGCGATGGGCATCCAGATCGCGCACTTCCCCGCGGTGAAGACCCTCGACGACTTCGACTTCAAGTTCCAGCCGAGCGTCGACCAGAAGCTCGTCCGCGAGCTCGCCGTCAGCCGGTACGTCGCGAACGCGGAGAACGTGCTCGTGTTCGGCCCGCCCGGCGTCGGCAAGACGCACCTCGCCATCGGGCTCGGGCGCGCCGCAGTCGAAGCCGGCTACACCGTGCTCTTCACGAGCGCGACGGCGTTGCTGGGCGCGCTCTCGAAGGCCGAGACCGAGGGCCAGCTCGCGGAGCGGCTCGCGTTCTACGCGAAGCCCAAGCTGCTCGTCGTGGACGAGCTGGGGTACCTGCCGTTCGAGAAGCGCAGTGCGCACCTGTTCTTCCAGCTCATCGCGAGGCGGTACGAGAAGGGCGCGATGATCATCACGACGAACCAGGTCGTCACGCAGTGGGGCACCGTGTTCGGGGACGAGATCCTCGCCGCCGCGATCCTCGACCGGCTCCTGCACCACAGCTTCACGCTGATGATCCAGGGCGAGAGCTACAGGCTGAAGCAGAAGCGCAAGGCGGGCCTGCTCGGCAGGGCCGAGAAGGCGAACTGA
- a CDS encoding sensor histidine kinase: protein MLHEFLTQHRDAIIERARARVAARRVPVPSQFELTEGVPAFLTQLAELLRDEVHPARSVTVPTTSGRAHEAMGATADRQGDDLLRAGLTVAQVVEGYGDVCQAITEYASELKAPISLDEYHTLNLCLDVATARAVSAFSASRDRRTATQETERLGVLAHEMRNLLSTAMLSYQALKSGGVGVDGSTGAVLGRSLRGLRNLIDRSLTEVRLAATLRNPERVDLAEFIEELEVSAALDATAKGLALEVPAVEPGVAVNVDRPLLASAVANLVQNAIKFTPSGGRVSLTGHRNATHALIEVEDECGGLPEGRAETMFQPFARGGTDAGPPGLGLGLKISRDAVLANGGQIQVRNLPGKGCVFSIALPPVE from the coding sequence GTGCTCCACGAGTTCCTGACCCAGCACCGCGACGCCATCATCGAGCGCGCGCGGGCGAGGGTCGCCGCGAGGCGCGTACCCGTTCCTTCCCAGTTCGAGCTCACGGAAGGCGTCCCTGCGTTCCTCACCCAGCTCGCCGAGCTGCTGCGCGACGAGGTGCATCCCGCACGATCCGTGACCGTACCGACGACGTCGGGACGTGCTCACGAGGCGATGGGGGCCACCGCCGACCGGCAAGGGGACGACCTGCTCCGCGCAGGCTTGACCGTCGCGCAGGTGGTCGAAGGCTACGGCGACGTCTGCCAGGCGATCACGGAGTACGCCAGCGAGCTCAAGGCGCCGATCAGCCTGGACGAGTACCACACGCTCAACCTGTGCCTCGACGTGGCCACCGCCCGTGCGGTGAGCGCCTTCTCCGCCTCGCGCGACCGCCGCACGGCGACCCAGGAGACCGAGCGGCTCGGCGTGCTCGCGCACGAGATGCGAAACCTCCTGTCGACGGCGATGCTGTCCTACCAGGCGCTGAAGAGCGGTGGAGTGGGCGTCGACGGCAGCACCGGCGCGGTGCTCGGGCGCAGCTTGCGCGGTCTGCGCAACCTCATCGACCGCTCGCTGACCGAGGTTCGCCTGGCCGCCACGCTCCGGAACCCGGAGCGCGTCGATCTGGCCGAGTTCATCGAGGAGCTGGAGGTGTCCGCCGCCCTCGACGCGACGGCGAAGGGGCTGGCGCTCGAGGTCCCTGCCGTCGAGCCGGGCGTGGCGGTGAACGTCGACCGCCCGCTGCTTGCCTCGGCGGTCGCCAACCTCGTCCAGAACGCGATCAAGTTCACCCCCTCGGGCGGTCGTGTGTCGCTCACCGGGCACCGGAACGCGACGCACGCCCTCATCGAGGTCGAGGACGAGTGCGGTGGGCTCCCCGAGGGCCGTGCCGAGACGATGTTCCAACCGTTCGCCCGGGGAGGAACGGATGCGGGCCCCCCCGGCCTCGGCCTCGGGCTCAAGATCAGCCGCGACGCCGTGCTGGCGAACGGCGGCCAGATCCAGGTTCGGAACCTTCCGGGCAAGGGCTGCGTGTTCAGCATCGCGCTGCCGCCGGTCGAGTGA
- a CDS encoding response regulator: METRDVLVVDDDAAGRDALSQLLAMRGYTVREAENGRVALDLIAERVPGFLVLDLEMPVMDGWEVLASLHRSGAFDVITVVVVSAGPSPPSDVAFLRKPCEFGELLEMLIATDRSRGSGASSLEGRTHGRPPARPDLERT, encoded by the coding sequence ATGGAGACCCGGGACGTGCTCGTGGTCGACGACGATGCCGCCGGGCGGGATGCGCTCTCGCAGCTCCTGGCCATGCGGGGCTACACGGTCCGCGAGGCGGAGAACGGACGCGTGGCGCTGGACCTCATCGCCGAGCGCGTCCCCGGCTTCCTGGTGCTCGACCTCGAGATGCCGGTCATGGACGGCTGGGAGGTGCTCGCGTCGCTGCACCGTTCCGGCGCGTTCGACGTCATCACCGTGGTGGTCGTCTCGGCGGGGCCGTCGCCACCGTCCGACGTGGCGTTTCTGCGCAAGCCCTGCGAGTTCGGCGAGCTTCTCGAGATGCTGATCGCGACCGATCGTTCCAGGGGATCGGGCGCCTCGTCGCTGGAGGGGCGGACCCACGGCCGCCCCCCAGCGCGCCCGGACCTCGAGCGGACCTGA
- a CDS encoding LysR family transcriptional regulator: MDLAQLELLAAVAEERSFTRAAERLHRTQPAVSQALRRLEEEVGATLVDRSSRDASLTAEGKVLHEYAQRMLKLRRDAGEALEALRGLQRGTVVVAANEFTATHLLPVLAEFRRRHPHLRVEVHRSLARDIPTAVLGRDAELGVLTYRATQPGLVAQQIAIDDLVLLVPPEHPLARRGTVSIRQLGGESFLAHHVRSPNRERVVKAFARHRTTLDIVMELPTLDAVKRLVVERVGIALMPARVAEPELARGELVGLTVREMRFPRPVLLVHRRDAPLSRAAEALLECAREVAPRGAARTG; the protein is encoded by the coding sequence ATGGATCTCGCCCAGCTCGAGCTGCTCGCCGCGGTCGCGGAGGAGCGCAGCTTCACCCGCGCCGCGGAGCGGCTCCACCGCACGCAGCCCGCCGTGAGCCAGGCCCTGCGCCGGCTGGAGGAGGAGGTCGGGGCGACGCTGGTGGACCGCTCGTCGCGAGACGCCAGCCTCACCGCCGAGGGAAAGGTGCTGCACGAGTACGCGCAGCGGATGCTGAAGCTCCGGCGCGACGCGGGCGAGGCGCTCGAGGCGCTGCGCGGCCTCCAGCGCGGCACGGTGGTCGTCGCGGCGAACGAGTTCACCGCCACCCACCTGCTCCCCGTGCTCGCCGAGTTCCGCCGGCGGCACCCCCACCTCCGCGTCGAGGTCCACCGCAGCCTGGCGCGCGACATCCCCACCGCCGTGCTCGGGCGCGACGCCGAGCTCGGCGTGCTGACCTACCGGGCGACGCAGCCCGGGCTGGTCGCGCAGCAGATCGCCATCGACGACCTGGTGCTGCTCGTCCCGCCCGAGCACCCGCTCGCCCGCCGCGGCACCGTCTCGATCCGGCAGCTCGGCGGCGAGTCGTTCCTGGCGCACCACGTCCGCTCGCCCAACCGCGAGCGGGTGGTGAAGGCGTTCGCGCGGCACAGGACGACGCTCGACATCGTGATGGAGCTGCCCACGCTCGACGCGGTGAAGCGGCTGGTGGTGGAGCGGGTCGGCATCGCGCTCATGCCCGCGCGCGTGGCCGAGCCCGAGCTCGCTCGCGGCGAGCTGGTCGGCCTGACCGTGCGCGAGATGCGCTTCCCGCGCCCGGTGCTGCTCGTGCACCGCCGCGACGCCCCGCTCTCGCGCGCCGCCGAGGCGCTGCTCGAGTGCGCGCGGGAGGTCGCGCCGCGCGGGGCCGCGCGGACCGGCTGA
- a CDS encoding thiamine pyrophosphate-dependent dehydrogenase E1 component subunit alpha yields MRSTLRPDKVEPSRRPRSARVHAVPAPSSEPAGRADGGLAADAGRGWEAAFPIFRVLDDDGVADPRHATLTPAEALALHRHLVRARALDARMTALQRQGRIGFYVGAEGEEACVVGAAAAMAPQDWLFPCYREHAAALLRGLPLDAFLCNLFGNSGDLARGRQMPCHETWRAGHYASVSAPLGTQLPHAVGAAWAARLKGEDMVSLTWFGDGATSTHDFHTALGFAGVHRVPVVFLCRANGWAISTPTAMQTAAETIAQKGIAYGVRGERVDGNDLLAVHAATRRARARAAAGEGPTLLECVTYRVGPHTTSDDPRGYRDEAEVAPWRARDPIERLRVHLERIGALAPGAHAALLREADEEIRAAVARVEALPPPARESLFDDVYAEPLRQQREQRDECLAAPAGPARDR; encoded by the coding sequence GTGCGTTCCACCCTGCGTCCCGACAAGGTCGAGCCCTCCCGCCGCCCGCGCAGCGCTCGCGTCCACGCCGTCCCCGCGCCGTCGTCGGAGCCCGCCGGGCGGGCCGACGGCGGACTGGCCGCGGACGCCGGGCGAGGGTGGGAGGCGGCGTTCCCGATCTTCCGCGTGCTCGACGACGACGGCGTGGCGGACCCGCGCCACGCCACCCTCACGCCCGCGGAGGCGCTGGCGCTGCACCGGCACCTGGTGCGCGCGCGCGCGCTCGACGCGCGGATGACCGCGCTCCAGCGCCAGGGCCGCATCGGCTTCTACGTGGGCGCGGAGGGTGAGGAGGCGTGTGTGGTGGGCGCGGCCGCCGCGATGGCCCCGCAGGACTGGCTCTTCCCGTGCTACCGCGAGCACGCCGCGGCGCTCCTGCGCGGGCTCCCGCTGGACGCGTTCCTCTGCAACCTGTTCGGCAACTCGGGCGATCTCGCCCGCGGCCGCCAGATGCCGTGCCACGAGACCTGGCGCGCTGGCCACTACGCCTCGGTGAGCGCGCCGCTCGGCACCCAGCTCCCGCACGCGGTCGGCGCCGCCTGGGCGGCCCGCCTGAAGGGCGAGGACATGGTGTCGCTCACCTGGTTCGGCGACGGCGCCACCAGCACGCACGACTTCCACACCGCGCTCGGCTTCGCGGGCGTGCACCGGGTGCCGGTGGTGTTCCTGTGCCGGGCCAACGGCTGGGCCATCAGCACGCCCACCGCGATGCAGACGGCCGCCGAGACCATCGCGCAGAAGGGCATCGCCTACGGCGTCCGCGGCGAGCGGGTGGATGGCAACGACCTGCTCGCGGTGCACGCGGCCACCCGCCGGGCCCGGGCGCGGGCGGCGGCGGGGGAGGGGCCGACGCTGCTCGAGTGCGTCACCTACCGCGTCGGCCCGCACACCACCTCCGACGACCCGCGCGGCTACCGCGACGAGGCCGAGGTGGCGCCCTGGCGCGCGCGGGATCCGATCGAGCGGCTGCGGGTGCACCTGGAGCGGATCGGCGCGCTCGCGCCGGGCGCGCACGCAGCCCTGCTGCGCGAGGCCGACGAGGAGATCCGCGCCGCGGTGGCGCGCGTCGAGGCGCTCCCGCCGCCGGCGCGCGAGAGCCTGTTCGACGACGTCTACGCGGAGCCCCTCCGGCAGCAGCGCGAGCAGCGCGACGAGTGCCTGGCCGCGCCGGCGGGCCCGGCGCGCGATCGCTGA
- a CDS encoding ATP-grasp domain-containing protein: MPTPQGALLLLVPTTSYRLDDFRAAAQRLNVPLLVGSDRCHQIEDTFGPEAGLLSLDYRKPEHAAEQVAEAARTRPIAGIVPASDPTAVIAALAAEKLGLPFNPPVAARRAADKHAMRATLRDAGVPVPGFRLHALDEDPEAAARAAPYPCVLKPLIFSASRGVIRADDPAGFVAAWRRIRKLLHDTRVERRAREREAAGSVLVEAFVPGAEVALEGLLRGGRLEVLALFDKPDPLDGPYFEETIYVTPSRHPAALRAEVERITAAGAAALGLREGPVHAELRLSPDGPVVLEIAARSIGGLCSRTLRFGAGLTLEEVLVAHAMGLPLEQVRREARASGVMMLPIPRRGVLHGVRGVEEARTVPGVDDVVITVPEGREVVPLPEGDSYLGFLFAKGETPEEVERTLREAHRRLAFDIRAPLPVA, translated from the coding sequence ATGCCCACGCCGCAGGGAGCGCTGCTCCTCCTCGTCCCCACCACGAGCTACCGCCTCGACGACTTCCGGGCCGCCGCGCAGCGCCTGAACGTCCCGCTGCTCGTCGGGAGCGATCGCTGCCACCAGATCGAGGACACCTTCGGGCCGGAGGCGGGCCTCCTCTCCCTCGACTACCGGAAGCCGGAGCACGCGGCGGAGCAGGTGGCGGAGGCGGCCCGGACGCGGCCCATCGCCGGGATCGTCCCGGCGAGCGACCCGACCGCCGTCATCGCCGCGCTCGCCGCGGAGAAGCTCGGCCTGCCCTTCAACCCGCCCGTCGCCGCGCGCCGCGCAGCGGACAAGCACGCGATGCGCGCCACGCTCCGCGACGCCGGGGTGCCGGTGCCCGGGTTCCGGCTCCACGCGCTCGACGAGGATCCGGAGGCGGCCGCCCGCGCGGCGCCGTACCCCTGCGTGCTGAAGCCGCTCATCTTCTCGGCGTCCCGCGGCGTGATCCGCGCCGACGATCCGGCCGGGTTCGTGGCGGCCTGGCGCCGGATCCGGAAGCTGCTGCACGACACCCGCGTCGAGCGCCGCGCGCGCGAGCGCGAGGCGGCGGGCAGCGTGCTGGTGGAGGCGTTCGTGCCCGGCGCCGAGGTCGCGCTGGAGGGGCTGCTGCGCGGCGGCCGGCTCGAGGTCCTGGCGCTGTTCGACAAGCCGGACCCGCTCGACGGGCCCTACTTCGAGGAGACGATCTACGTGACGCCCTCGCGCCACCCCGCCGCGCTCCGCGCCGAGGTGGAGCGGATCACCGCGGCCGGCGCGGCGGCGCTCGGCCTGCGCGAGGGGCCGGTGCACGCGGAGCTGCGCCTGTCGCCGGACGGCCCGGTGGTCCTGGAGATCGCGGCGCGGTCGATCGGCGGCCTCTGCTCCCGCACGCTGCGCTTCGGCGCCGGGCTCACGCTGGAGGAGGTGCTGGTGGCGCACGCCATGGGCCTCCCGCTCGAGCAGGTCCGGCGCGAGGCGCGCGCGTCCGGCGTCATGATGCTGCCCATCCCGCGGCGCGGGGTCCTGCACGGCGTCCGCGGCGTGGAGGAGGCGCGGACGGTGCCCGGCGTCGACGACGTGGTGATCACCGTGCCGGAGGGGCGCGAGGTGGTGCCGCTCCCGGAGGGCGACAGCTACCTCGGTTTCCTGTTCGCGAAGGGGGAGACGCCGGAGGAGGTGGAGCGCACCCTGCGGGAGGCGCACCGCCGGCTGGCGTTCGACATCCGGGCGCCGCTGCCGGTCGCCTGA
- a CDS encoding class I SAM-dependent methyltransferase: MSAAPAAHDVWDVGAGYEAYIGRWSRRVAREVVGWLGVGPHARWLDVGCGTGALGDAIAAQAAPALVVGLDRSMGFVAHAHARAGGAHAAFVVADAQALPVRDGAFDAVTSALVLNFVADPAQMVAELARAARPGAPVALYVWDYADGMEYIRRFWDAARALDPAAAALDEAVRFPVCAPGPLAALLEGAGLASVEVRPVEVPTVFRDFAECWAPFLAGQGPAPAYAMALPEDRRAALRVAFRAALPVSADGTIPLRARAWAARGLR, encoded by the coding sequence ATGTCCGCGGCTCCGGCAGCGCACGACGTCTGGGACGTGGGGGCTGGCTACGAGGCGTACATCGGCCGGTGGAGCCGGCGGGTGGCGCGCGAGGTGGTCGGGTGGCTCGGGGTGGGGCCGCACGCCCGCTGGCTGGACGTGGGCTGCGGCACCGGTGCGCTCGGCGACGCGATCGCGGCGCAGGCCGCGCCGGCCCTGGTCGTCGGCCTCGACCGCTCGATGGGCTTCGTCGCGCATGCGCATGCCCGCGCCGGCGGTGCCCACGCAGCCTTCGTCGTCGCGGACGCGCAGGCGCTGCCGGTCCGCGACGGCGCGTTCGACGCCGTGACCTCGGCGCTGGTGCTGAACTTCGTCGCCGACCCGGCGCAGATGGTGGCCGAGCTGGCCCGGGCCGCGCGGCCGGGCGCGCCCGTGGCGCTGTACGTCTGGGACTACGCCGACGGCATGGAGTACATCCGGCGCTTCTGGGACGCGGCCCGCGCGCTCGACCCGGCGGCGGCGGCGCTCGACGAGGCAGTGCGCTTCCCGGTCTGCGCGCCCGGGCCGCTCGCGGCCCTGCTCGAGGGCGCGGGGCTCGCGAGCGTCGAGGTGCGCCCGGTCGAGGTGCCCACCGTCTTCCGCGACTTCGCCGAGTGCTGGGCGCCGTTCCTGGCCGGCCAGGGACCGGCGCCCGCCTACGCGATGGCGCTCCCCGAGGATCGCCGCGCGGCGCTGCGCGTGGCGTTCCGGGCGGCGCTGCCGGTGTCGGCGGACGGCACCATCCCGCTCCGCGCCCGCGCCTGGGCGGCGCGCGGCCTCCGCTGA
- a CDS encoding CUAEP/CCAEP-tail radical SAM (seleno)protein — MRRPGEILLVSTYELGHQPHGLALPRAFLERAGFAPACLDLAVEPLDPARVAAARLVALSVPMHTALRLGLEAAARVRALNPAAAIAFHGLYAPLHAELLLAAGAIAVLGGECEEELVALAAALERGADLARFVQRGGDAAPRARLDFPVPSRAGLPALSRYARLAAADGTLQVAGYAEATRGCKHLCRHCPIPPVYRGRFVAVPLETVVEDVTRQVALGAAHVTFGDPDFLNGPTHALRVARAVHARFSALTFDFTAKVSHLVEHADAVAELARLGAVFVTSAVESLSERVLAALDKGHDRAAALAAFRACAAAGVPLRPTLVPFTPWGTLDDLVDLLDVLEAEGMLPNLDPVQLSIRLLIPPGSLLERAPGIAFEGLDAAALTWRWRHPDPRMDALQPRIAAEVEAGAAREAPPLETIARVRALVLAAAGLPHRHVRVLAPDQRRVPRLTESWFC, encoded by the coding sequence GTGCGGCGTCCGGGCGAGATCCTCCTCGTCTCCACGTACGAGCTCGGTCACCAGCCGCACGGGCTGGCGCTACCCCGCGCGTTCCTGGAGCGCGCCGGGTTCGCGCCCGCCTGCCTCGATCTCGCGGTCGAGCCGCTCGATCCGGCCCGGGTGGCCGCCGCGCGCCTGGTCGCGCTCTCCGTCCCCATGCACACCGCGCTGCGCCTCGGGCTCGAGGCGGCGGCGCGCGTGCGGGCGCTCAACCCTGCCGCCGCGATCGCGTTCCACGGCCTGTACGCGCCGCTCCACGCGGAGCTGCTGCTCGCGGCCGGCGCCATCGCGGTCCTCGGCGGCGAGTGCGAGGAGGAGCTCGTCGCGCTCGCGGCCGCGCTCGAGCGCGGAGCGGACCTCGCCCGCTTCGTCCAGCGCGGCGGGGACGCGGCGCCGCGGGCCCGGCTCGACTTCCCGGTCCCGAGCCGCGCCGGGCTCCCGGCGCTGTCGCGCTACGCGCGCCTCGCCGCCGCCGACGGGACGCTCCAGGTGGCCGGCTACGCCGAGGCGACCCGCGGGTGCAAGCACCTCTGCCGCCACTGCCCCATCCCGCCGGTCTACCGCGGCCGCTTCGTGGCGGTGCCGCTCGAGACGGTGGTCGAGGACGTGACGCGGCAGGTGGCGCTCGGGGCCGCGCACGTCACGTTCGGCGACCCCGACTTCCTGAACGGCCCGACGCACGCGCTCCGCGTCGCGCGCGCGGTGCACGCGCGCTTCTCCGCGCTCACCTTCGACTTCACCGCCAAGGTCTCGCACCTGGTGGAGCACGCGGACGCGGTGGCGGAGCTGGCGCGGCTCGGCGCGGTGTTCGTCACCTCCGCGGTCGAGTCGCTCTCGGAGCGCGTGCTGGCGGCGCTCGACAAGGGTCACGACCGCGCCGCCGCGCTGGCCGCGTTCCGCGCCTGCGCCGCGGCCGGCGTGCCCCTCCGCCCGACGCTGGTGCCGTTCACGCCCTGGGGCACGCTCGACGACCTGGTGGACCTGCTCGACGTGCTCGAGGCGGAGGGGATGCTCCCGAACCTCGATCCGGTGCAGCTCTCCATCCGCCTGCTGATCCCGCCCGGCTCGCTGCTCGAGCGCGCGCCCGGGATCGCGTTCGAGGGGCTCGACGCGGCCGCGCTCACCTGGCGCTGGCGCCACCCGGATCCGCGGATGGACGCGCTGCAGCCGCGGATCGCCGCCGAGGTCGAGGCCGGCGCCGCGCGCGAGGCGCCGCCGCTCGAGACCATCGCGCGCGTCCGCGCGCTGGTGCTCGCCGCGGCCGGGCTGCCGCACCGGCACGTCCGCGTGCTCGCCCCCGACCAGCGGCGCGTGCCCCGCCTCACCGAGAGCTGGTTCTGTTGA
- a CDS encoding oxidative damage protection protein has protein sequence MARMVMCKKLGRELPGLAYKPFPNELGQRIYDSISQDAWKLWLEHFKMILNEYRLAPADPRTTEILYQQAEQFFFGENAQLPPDYRPPPSKG, from the coding sequence GTGGCGCGAATGGTGATGTGCAAGAAGCTCGGCCGTGAGCTGCCGGGCCTCGCCTACAAGCCCTTCCCGAACGAGCTCGGGCAGCGGATCTACGACTCGATCTCGCAGGACGCCTGGAAGCTCTGGCTCGAGCACTTCAAGATGATCCTCAACGAGTACCGCCTCGCCCCGGCGGACCCGCGGACCACCGAGATCCTCTACCAGCAGGCCGAGCAGTTCTTCTTCGGCGAGAACGCGCAGCTCCCGCCCGACTACCGGCCGCCGCCGTCCAAGGGCTAG
- a CDS encoding helix-turn-helix domain-containing protein, with protein MAALADKFAVNLKSERLRRKLSQEALAAKAGLSVSYISMLERGQRTPPLDTLESLAKALSVSPTSLLS; from the coding sequence TTCGCCGTCAACCTCAAGAGCGAACGTCTCCGCCGCAAGCTGTCCCAGGAGGCCCTGGCCGCCAAGGCCGGGCTGTCCGTCTCGTACATCTCCATGCTCGAGCGCGGCCAGCGCACGCCGCCGCTCGACACGCTCGAGTCGCTGGCGAAGGCGCTGTCGGTCTCGCCGACGTCGCTGCTGTCCTGA